Below is a genomic region from Medicago truncatula cultivar Jemalong A17 chromosome 3, MtrunA17r5.0-ANR, whole genome shotgun sequence.
CATCATCCACTACAGGAACAAAATAAAGCAAACAATCAATGTTAGTCTCTATGCACAATTCGATGCTCAAAAATGTAAATTAtgccaaatatatattataggaTTATTTAGCATCTTACCTATCATCATCTTGGAATGAACATAGATCATGAATCTTCTAGACTTTTGTGCTCTATGATAATCACTGTCAGGCGCTGGTTCCTCTGGAGGAGTGTACTCTCCATCTTTCTTACTCTCCCTTTTACCAAGACAATAAAATGTCAAATAATCACGAGGGTGTGCTTCAATGTTCTTCTTTTTTATGGCATCAGCAATCTCAGTATACATCATCTCCATGGTCCTTCTTTGCCAATCTAATATTGCCTGAACTGATGCACTCTCAGGTATACCTTCTGGCCACATTGGAATCACCACATACACGACAAACCTCTCTCCGGCTTCAATTTTGCTAATGATCTTCAATGACAACTCCTTTGGTATGAGATGCAATGCACCAATATCCTCAACTTTAATATCAGTTGAATGCCAACCATAGGAACTCCCTAGGAAATACTGATTTTCAATGTAGATGAAGTTTTTTGCTCTTCGTATAGCATTTATATAGGCATCTTGAATGCTTCTATCAATGATGTTGTCTTTTCCACTAACAAGGCCTAATTCTATAACTTCATTTGGTGCTTGAGGGAAGTTAGAAACAGCACCACCATCAATGGATCTAAACAACTGAACACTCCAAGTTTCGCCATCTTCTTCTGATAGCATTGCATCAGAAGGGTGGATTAGAATTCTATCAAGCACTTCAATTGGGAATAGGAATTGCTTCCCAACTTGCTTTTCCCACCTCTGCTCAAAATTGTACAACACATCCCATGCAATAGGTCCTTCTAGCTTGCAGTGAATATCATGCCACGGTTCTCTAGGACCACCTTTCTTAATAGAAGCACCTGGGAAATTTGGTTGATGAAAATCATCATGATGGATTGTATTCAATGTTGAAAACAAAGGATGTTCCATTGTATCATATCTTCCATCGCAAAGATCAATACCGCCTATGAAACTGATAACTGTTCGCTTCTGCGATGCTTCAACATGATGGCCATCAACAACTATAGTCTTTTGGTGATGAGTGAACATAGTTGAAGTTTCAAAACCTTGAACTATGCTTTTTCCACCATCAGGGTTACGCGGACATAAAACACAATGTACCTTTGTGTTCTTAAAATACTCTGCAGTTTCTTGGTCATGTGTTCCCATCAAACCGTCTTTCTTAAAAGCCGGAACAGAGGTTCTGTCATCCCAAACAAGCACAAGAACATTAACACCTTCGTTGGCTTTTTTCTTGAGCATTTCTCCTAGGGTGATACTACTTTCTGTTGTCTTGTTTGGGTCCCTAATCAAGGTTATTTCTGTATGAACAGACCAACCAGTTATGTAAATAAAGACTTTAGCATTCATAATGGCATTGTAAATATCTTCCCAACATCTTCCAGGTACATAATATTTTGTTCCAGATATTGGAATCCACGGATGAACACTCTCAGGGACGTGAGCGTCTTGGTATAAAGTAACACTACAACCTTGTCTCTGGTCGAAAAATGTACGCTGAACTCCCAAAAATGGCATGTGTATTCCTTGAGACCATAGACATTTTCTATCCTCAATGACACTAGAGAATTGCATGCTGACACGAATTTTAGAACCGCCTGGTACAGGACGATGATCTTCTTCGTCTAATATCTCAACCCATCTGTCAATTATCGgtcctttgagaattttttCAGAAGGGATGTAAGCTCTTCCTATTAGAGTTGCACCAATCGGATTATCATCTTTGACAGTGAATACAATGTTTGATATGTAATGAGCACAATAGATTTCAAAGGTCTCATTCCATTtcgggtttgagggttgattcccTATCATTCTGGTTCGTCCAACCCTTGCTTTATCTAAATCAACTGTTGCATAGAGTCTTGTCCCAACAATCTTCATCACAAGTGGTTTTGCATGTTAAGTTTTGAAGAAACTATTTTGCATTAAAACGAAGAAGTGCATAAAAGTGGTAGAAAGTTTGGTGAAAATGTGTACCTCAGGCCGGCACAAGATACAACCCTTGACTTGGGCTAGAAATCTCTTCCCCTTGTGTGTTGTTCCCTTTATTCCACAATATTTGACAGAAGAAAAAATACAGTGCCAcagattaaattaaatgaatttcCAATTCATTGaatacacaaattttcataaCAATTACTCCTATTATTTAAAGTCTTTAAAAAGTGTGTGCTTATTAGTTAGCATTTTCCAATACAGCataatatattttgccatttatGAATTTAAACTCTTGTTTTTCCctttaattattaaaacacTGGAGAGATTTTTTATGAACATACCTTTCGAATGAAATCCAAATTACATCCAGCTTGTAACCTATCAACTTCACTTATGGTTACCTTAAGTGTTCCGTGTAGCAGCTGAGGCATTTTGTGTCACACTTTcctaaattaaaattcaattttttacaaaatgtagGGTGCTGCTGGAGAGGAATAATGGCTGAAAAAACGGGAACTATTTCTTTGGTAAATGTATGTAATGAAATAAAGGTATCTTTAAGTTGTTATTCACATATTTATATGTGGACAGGACAGAGACATGAAGAAAGAATCTAGGGAATATTTTGTTTCAAGAAAGAGAAGTCTCTTTGGAGGACAAAAACCATAATCATTTACCTTCTTGACTTGTAAGAAGCACTTGCTTTAGCTTACTTGGAATGGACTAGAAGCCCGTTTTGACAAGCCAAGTTACCGTTTGAATTAGTTTttgtatgtttgtttgttgaggAAGccatttgaattaattaatttgtgaaAGTGtgtatcatattattattattattttattattgttatgcaGTTATCACACTTTTATTAAAGAAACTTTTTAACCAACTTAAAGAAACAACTgagttaaagaaataaaaattagagttaaTAAGCCTTTAtcctctgtaatataggtcacttaTGGTTTTccccctataaattttttttgttagatttcatccttgtaaaaaaaatttgttttagaatACCCTCTAGCCATGCTGACTGTGAATTTTTGCTGATGATGCATGTTGTGTCACCTTTTTCTGTGGCGTGCTGACtgtataaactttttttattttttatttctttattagaTACACTtagcatttgtgattttttttaaataataataaaaaagttcttaaaaaaaattaaaaatgaaaaaatatatttaaaaactaataaaaatttaaaaaaaactctggaaattttatgaaaaaacaccgaaatttttttgaaaatctaggaaaattaataaaaataaaaaaatctggtaaatagaaaaatttgggaaaaattaaaaaaaaatctgaaaaagattaatatatattgaaatttttgaatttttttttccacaatatcatatttaaaaaattaaaaagattaatcatctttaaaaaaaaatccgaaagattaatcatatttaaataaaacttcttacttttgaaaaaaaatatgaattttttccgtttttccagaattttttaattttaccagTATTGGAAAAATCTGgaaatttgatttagaaataaatcaattttagttttatttaaattcatatttaaaattcatattttttttcaaaagtaagaagttttatttaaatttattccataatttagttttttttaaatatgattaatctttcagatttttttttttaaagatgattaatctttttaattttttaaatatgatattctggaaaaaaaattcaaaaatttcaatatatattaatcttttccacaattatttttaaatatttccaaaaaaaaattataatttttccagatttttttcattatttttcattttaaccaACTTAAAGAAACAACTaagttaaagaaataaaaattatttcattttccatTACATACAGCAGTACATATCACACAGTCCTTAAATATTTATCAACGCtttggggattttttttttttacagaaataaaaagtaatTGATGTCATTAACAGTCAAATAGCAAGCAAAAGATAATAATATCACAGATTAATtcggcttgttcaaaaaaaaaaaatccagatttGAAATATATAGTCATTTTTATCAAACAGTGATTCTGTGAAAAATATATGTCGTTGTTTTTCTCTCGTACACTTAAGGTGCCTAACATCCACGTTATTTAAACAAGAGTTTGGAAATTGCTCGTTAAGCACCAAACATTTGTTCACAAACACTTGTTAGTCTAGTTAGAAACTATTCGCTACTTTTTAGAGTGGTTAGACGTGTTACCCTTGTAACAGATTGTTGTTTAAAATAGCGAATTATGACTTTTTAGCGCGGTTATATGTGTAACCGATCTAAAAAGTCGCTGAGATTGGTTTTTCATTTAGTTCGTTGCCCAACGGTTTGTAACTTCTGGTGGagatattttcaaaagtttgggGTGCTTATGAGCAATTATCAGGTGTTTAAAGAGCAAccttccaaatttttttttttttttacgaaagcAAACTTAATGCATATCATTACTTAAAATAGAGTCAATACAAGGAGGACAAATCTCAAAAATATGGTGACTAGTCCAAGAACAGACCGCCCTAGCAAGGGTGTGAGCAGCCATGTTCGCTTGTCGCCTAACAAACTTTACCTCAAAATTGGAATGTAAAACTAAAATAGACTTAATAAAAGAAACTAATGCATGAAACTCGGATCTGCCACGTGTTGGGGAAGAGATACAATCCACAAGCATATTTGAATCTGATTCAAAA
It encodes:
- the LOC11436615 gene encoding phospholipase D alpha 1, whose amino-acid sequence is MPQLLHGTLKVTISEVDRLQAGCNLDFIRKGTTHKGKRFLAQVKGCILCRPEIVGTRLYATVDLDKARVGRTRMIGNQPSNPKWNETFEIYCAHYISNIVFTVKDDNPIGATLIGRAYIPSEKILKGPIIDRWVEILDEEDHRPVPGGSKIRVSMQFSSVIEDRKCLWSQGIHMPFLGVQRTFFDQRQGCSVTLYQDAHVPESVHPWIPISGTKYYVPGRCWEDIYNAIMNAKVFIYITGWSVHTEITLIRDPNKTTESSITLGEMLKKKANEGVNVLVLVWDDRTSVPAFKKDGLMGTHDQETAEYFKNTKVHCVLCPRNPDGGKSIVQGFETSTMFTHHQKTIVVDGHHVEASQKRTVISFIGGIDLCDGRYDTMEHPLFSTLNTIHHDDFHQPNFPGASIKKGGPREPWHDIHCKLEGPIAWDVLYNFEQRWEKQVGKQFLFPIEVLDRILIHPSDAMLSEEDGETWSVQLFRSIDGGAVSNFPQAPNEVIELGLVSGKDNIIDRSIQDAYINAIRRAKNFIYIENQYFLGSSYGWHSTDIKVEDIGALHLIPKELSLKIISKIEAGERFVVYVVIPMWPEGIPESASVQAILDWQRRTMEMMYTEIADAIKKKNIEAHPRDYLTFYCLGKRESKKDGEYTPPEEPAPDSDYHRAQKSRRFMIYVHSKMMIVDDEYIVIGSANINQRSMDGGRDTEIAMGAFQPHHLASTSNGSQRPQGQVYGFRRALWYEHIGDNSDDFDEPERLECVKLLNRVAERNWKLYCDDALDESVNTHLLRYPVEVGEDGSVTSLSGMQYFPDTMALILGSKSDYLPPILTT